One part of the Prosthecobacter vanneervenii genome encodes these proteins:
- a CDS encoding HNH endonuclease, giving the protein MNEVLTKSTVLVLNRNWQAIGVKTPLEAFSMIATGAATALDIETDGNIRPVTWKEWLTLPVRDGDNAIGTVSGLVRVPSVLVLARYDKVPKKRPKFGVRGIWERDGGVCQYTGRKLRPHEGNIDHVVPLSRGGPTSWENCVLADKRVNSRKGSKLPEEAGLKLLRRPAVPRELPVTQLIRNTHQVPEWEMFLTK; this is encoded by the coding sequence ATGAACGAAGTCCTCACCAAATCCACTGTGCTCGTGCTCAACCGCAACTGGCAGGCCATCGGCGTGAAAACGCCGCTGGAAGCTTTCAGCATGATCGCGACCGGGGCGGCCACAGCGCTCGATATCGAGACCGATGGAAACATCCGTCCGGTGACATGGAAGGAATGGCTGACGCTGCCTGTGCGGGATGGAGACAACGCCATCGGCACCGTGAGTGGCTTGGTGCGCGTGCCCTCCGTTCTGGTGCTGGCCCGCTACGACAAGGTGCCGAAGAAACGCCCGAAGTTTGGCGTACGCGGCATCTGGGAGCGCGACGGTGGTGTGTGCCAGTACACGGGTCGCAAGCTGCGCCCGCACGAGGGCAACATCGACCACGTGGTGCCGCTCTCCCGGGGAGGCCCCACCTCCTGGGAGAACTGCGTGCTGGCCGACAAGCGCGTGAACAGCCGCAAGGGCAGCAAGCTGCCTGAAGAGGCCGGGCTGAAGCTGCTGCGACGACCTGCCGTGCCCCGGGAGCTGCCAGTGACGCAGCTCATCCGTAATACGCACCAGGTGCCGGAGTGGGAGATGTTTCTGACCAAGTAA
- a CDS encoding nucleotidyltransferase domain-containing protein, whose protein sequence is MSANDVSLKVRSTLAQIETEQNVRVLYACESGSRAWGFASQDSDYDVRFLYVHRREWYLSIEDRRDVIEKPLSEELDVSGWELRKALRLLRKSNPPLLEWLKSPVVYHHDPVFTREFDELAGMFYSPRRCFSHYLHMASGNWREYLEGRDQVSLKKYLYVFRPLMACRWIERSLGQVPMLFQELVDAVLDEREVRDALEALVARKRAGCELSQSAPDETLSRFIATELKRLKALNDPEDSMGDMDELDLFFRRYALRN, encoded by the coding sequence ATGAGTGCCAATGATGTGTCCCTGAAAGTCCGAAGTACGCTGGCCCAGATCGAAACCGAGCAGAACGTGCGCGTGCTGTATGCCTGCGAAAGCGGCAGCCGTGCGTGGGGATTTGCCTCGCAGGACAGCGACTATGATGTGCGCTTTCTGTACGTGCATCGCCGCGAGTGGTATCTGTCCATCGAGGACCGGCGCGATGTGATCGAGAAGCCGCTGAGCGAAGAGCTGGATGTGAGCGGATGGGAACTGCGTAAGGCGCTGCGCCTGCTGCGGAAGAGCAATCCGCCGCTGCTGGAGTGGCTGAAGTCGCCGGTGGTGTATCATCACGATCCGGTCTTCACGCGTGAGTTCGATGAGCTGGCCGGGATGTTTTACTCCCCGCGCCGCTGCTTCTCGCATTACCTGCACATGGCGTCCGGCAACTGGCGCGAGTATCTGGAGGGACGGGATCAGGTGAGCTTGAAAAAGTACCTCTATGTGTTCCGCCCGCTGATGGCCTGCCGCTGGATCGAGCGCTCGCTCGGCCAGGTGCCCATGCTGTTTCAGGAGCTGGTGGATGCCGTGCTGGATGAGCGTGAAGTCCGTGATGCGCTGGAGGCCCTTGTGGCCCGCAAGCGTGCCGGATGCGAGCTGAGCCAGTCGGCCCCGGATGAAACGCTCTCGCGCTTCATCGCCACCGAACTGAAGAGGCTGAAGGCGCTGAATGATCCCGAGGACTCCATGGGCGACATGGATGAACTGGATCTGTTCTTCCGGCGGTATGCTCTGAGGAACTGA
- a CDS encoding TROVE domain-containing protein, translating to MKFNFLKKRPRADTLNLAGGEAFTESAKLELASIMLTSMLKDEHYRSGDVTTVRLRQLISAHADKRFVAKAALYARKQAGMRSVSHLTAAELAKSVKGESWTARFYDRVVHRPDDAIEILACYRGAYGKVIPNSLKKGLGRALARFDEYQLAKYRKDNADLSLVDVVNLVHPPATEALGKLVKGTLAAAETWETKLTQAGAAAQGEDDLAELKREAWSELIRTRKLGYFALLRNLRNVLESAPEAVDQALAMLRDENLIRKSLVLPFRFQTALDAVQASHLPRAADALAALSDAVDISLANVPSFPGRTLVALDGSGSMVGRPLQIGSLFAATLLKANDADVILFSNNAKYVTLNKRDSTLSLAKWLQGQAQSAGTDFNSIFQCADRAYDRVIILSDMQGWVGHHTPVETFRRWKERHDCDPKVFSFDLTGYGSLQFPERQVCCLAGFSDKTLETLHLLDSDPGALIHTIEAVEL from the coding sequence ATGAAATTCAATTTCCTCAAAAAACGCCCACGTGCCGATACGCTTAACCTCGCGGGTGGCGAGGCCTTCACAGAATCCGCCAAGCTGGAGCTGGCCTCCATCATGCTCACTTCCATGCTCAAAGACGAGCACTATCGCAGTGGCGATGTCACGACGGTGCGGCTGCGACAGCTGATTTCGGCTCATGCAGACAAACGTTTCGTCGCCAAGGCTGCCCTGTATGCCCGCAAGCAGGCCGGCATGCGCAGTGTGAGCCATCTCACGGCTGCGGAGCTGGCCAAAAGCGTGAAGGGAGAGTCGTGGACGGCGCGGTTTTATGACCGTGTGGTTCATCGGCCTGATGATGCCATCGAGATCCTGGCTTGCTATCGCGGTGCCTACGGGAAGGTGATTCCCAATTCGCTCAAGAAAGGCCTCGGTCGTGCTCTGGCGCGCTTCGATGAGTATCAGCTGGCAAAGTACCGCAAGGACAACGCTGATCTCTCTCTGGTGGATGTGGTGAACCTCGTGCATCCGCCTGCTACCGAAGCGCTGGGCAAGCTGGTGAAGGGCACGCTGGCTGCGGCCGAAACTTGGGAGACAAAACTCACCCAAGCTGGCGCTGCTGCCCAAGGCGAAGACGACCTGGCCGAGCTGAAACGTGAGGCGTGGTCGGAACTCATCCGCACGCGGAAGCTGGGCTATTTTGCCCTGCTGCGAAACCTGCGCAACGTGCTCGAATCTGCTCCGGAGGCTGTGGACCAGGCGCTGGCGATGCTGCGGGATGAAAACCTCATCCGCAAATCGCTGGTGCTGCCGTTCCGCTTTCAGACGGCGCTCGATGCCGTGCAGGCGAGCCATCTGCCACGTGCGGCTGATGCACTGGCGGCCCTTAGCGATGCCGTGGACATCTCGCTCGCGAATGTGCCTTCCTTTCCCGGACGCACACTCGTCGCGCTGGATGGCTCCGGTTCCATGGTGGGGCGTCCGCTGCAGATCGGCTCGCTCTTTGCGGCCACGCTGCTGAAGGCGAATGACGCCGATGTCATTCTTTTCAGCAACAACGCCAAATACGTCACGCTTAACAAGCGCGACAGCACGCTCTCGCTGGCCAAATGGCTGCAAGGGCAGGCACAGTCGGCAGGCACCGACTTCAATTCCATCTTCCAGTGCGCAGACCGGGCGTATGACCGTGTCATCATCCTCTCTGACATGCAGGGCTGGGTGGGGCACCACACGCCTGTGGAGACCTTCCGCCGCTGGAAAGAGCGCCACGACTGCGATCCGAAAGTGTTCAGCTTTGACCTGACCGGTTACGGGTCCCTGCAGTTTCCAGAGCGCCAGGTTTGCTGCCTGGCGGGCTTCAGCGACAAAACGCTGGAGACTCTGCATCTGCTGGACTCCGACCCAGGCGCGCTGATCCACACGATCGAGGCCGTGGAGCTTTAG
- a CDS encoding metal ABC transporter substrate-binding protein, which translates to MKTRAILFSCIAVILAGCKPAAEKAADNTPASAPAAAKSSKPQVLVANYPLQYFAQRIAGDTVEVKSLAPKDEDPAFWQPDEAAITAFQNADLILMNGATYSKWADKVTLPESKVVDTSAAFANNYIEVRDAATHSHGPGGEHSHSGTAFTTWLDFNQAALQAQAVSDALAKLVPAAKDAIGKNTEALKEELEALDDRMSALSRRLVQHPLVASHPVYHYLARRYGLNLKSVLWEPDSVLDDKAMGELHEVLAGHRARWMIWEGEPSKDNVEKLSAMSIQSLVFDPCGNVPEKGDFMSVMKGNVEGLEKAFP; encoded by the coding sequence ATGAAAACACGCGCCATACTTTTCTCCTGCATCGCCGTCATTCTCGCTGGTTGCAAACCTGCGGCGGAAAAAGCGGCAGACAACACGCCTGCATCTGCGCCAGCGGCGGCAAAGTCCAGCAAGCCTCAGGTGCTGGTGGCAAACTATCCGCTGCAGTACTTTGCGCAGCGCATCGCCGGGGATACGGTCGAAGTGAAGTCCCTCGCACCGAAGGATGAAGATCCTGCATTCTGGCAGCCGGATGAAGCAGCGATCACCGCCTTTCAAAATGCGGACCTGATTCTGATGAATGGGGCCACGTATTCAAAGTGGGCCGACAAGGTGACGCTGCCAGAGTCCAAGGTGGTGGACACCTCGGCGGCTTTTGCCAACAACTACATCGAGGTGCGTGATGCCGCCACGCACAGCCATGGCCCTGGTGGAGAGCACAGCCATAGCGGGACCGCCTTTACCACGTGGCTCGACTTTAATCAGGCTGCGCTGCAGGCACAGGCGGTGAGTGATGCGCTGGCCAAGCTGGTGCCGGCTGCCAAGGACGCCATCGGCAAGAATACAGAGGCGCTCAAAGAGGAACTGGAGGCTTTGGATGATCGCATGAGCGCGCTGAGCCGAAGACTGGTGCAGCATCCGCTGGTGGCATCCCATCCGGTGTATCATTATCTGGCGCGTCGCTATGGACTGAATCTGAAGTCGGTGCTGTGGGAGCCTGACAGCGTGCTGGATGACAAGGCCATGGGCGAACTCCATGAGGTGCTGGCCGGGCATCGTGCTCGGTGGATGATCTGGGAAGGCGAGCCCAGCAAGGACAATGTGGAAAAGCTTTCCGCGATGAGCATTCAGAGCCTTGTGTTTGATCCCTGTGGAAACGTGCCTGAGAAGGGAGACTTCATGAGTGTGATGAAGGGTAATGTGGAGGGTTTGGAGAAAGCCTTTCCGTGA
- a CDS encoding A/G-specific adenine glycosylase, whose product MPTQTARLDPRAIAAELVNWYAQHARDYPWRRTRDAYAILVSEVMLQQTQITTVLDRGFYARWMEKFPDFKTLAAAKEEEVLKAWEGLGYYRRARNLQKLAREVMERHGGVFPCEPAAILALPGVGPYTAGAVASFAFGLAEPIVDGNIARVLSRLHDDATPVDSTAGAKVLWERSRALVEATDDPRALNSALMELGQTHCSPTKPACDLCPVRAYCRAKEPEALPVKQMRQEITPVTERVIFLRTAEGVLLEQETGKRRTGLWKLPALPAEHEDAPPKVLVRAQYGITRYKVTLWVHEPHKQAGQWPETHRFIATEELESTPMPAPYRKVLQQLLTGGEFRLSA is encoded by the coding sequence ATGCCTACTCAAACCGCCAGGCTGGATCCCCGCGCCATCGCTGCCGAACTCGTGAACTGGTATGCGCAGCATGCGCGTGACTACCCGTGGCGCCGGACGCGCGACGCGTATGCCATTCTCGTCTCTGAGGTGATGCTGCAGCAGACGCAGATCACCACGGTGCTGGATCGTGGGTTTTATGCGCGCTGGATGGAGAAGTTTCCGGACTTTAAGACGCTGGCTGCTGCGAAAGAAGAGGAGGTGCTGAAGGCCTGGGAAGGTCTGGGCTACTACCGGCGCGCGCGCAACCTGCAAAAACTGGCCCGGGAGGTGATGGAGAGGCATGGAGGGGTATTTCCATGTGAACCGGCAGCTATTTTAGCCCTGCCAGGAGTGGGGCCCTATACGGCGGGTGCGGTGGCCAGTTTTGCCTTTGGTCTGGCGGAGCCGATCGTGGATGGGAACATTGCGCGAGTACTGTCGCGTCTGCATGATGATGCCACGCCGGTGGATTCCACCGCAGGGGCGAAGGTGCTGTGGGAGCGCTCGCGGGCGCTGGTGGAAGCAACAGATGATCCGCGTGCACTGAACTCTGCGCTGATGGAACTGGGGCAGACGCACTGCTCTCCCACCAAGCCCGCCTGTGATCTATGCCCGGTGCGTGCCTACTGCCGGGCTAAGGAACCTGAAGCACTGCCTGTGAAGCAGATGCGGCAGGAGATCACACCTGTGACAGAGCGCGTGATTTTTCTGCGCACGGCTGAAGGGGTGCTGCTGGAGCAGGAAACCGGAAAGCGCCGCACCGGACTGTGGAAACTGCCAGCGCTGCCTGCCGAGCATGAAGATGCGCCGCCGAAAGTGCTGGTGCGAGCGCAGTATGGCATCACCCGCTACAAGGTGACGTTGTGGGTGCATGAGCCTCATAAGCAGGCAGGGCAATGGCCTGAGACGCACCGGTTTATTGCGACCGAGGAACTGGAGTCCACGCCGATGCCGGCACCGTATCGCAAGGTACTGCAACAATTGCTGACGGGCGGCGAATTCAGGTTGAGCGCCTGA
- the rnhC gene encoding ribonuclease HIII: MPALTSYTHALTSSQAAKLRTLLEGRGWEFQAKPYCLYAAAKGKVNISVYEKGPKIVVQGKETEEFVTLLLEPEVLGEAKLGYEEVHHPEMFQPHIGVDESGKGDLFGPLVIAGVYVDGEVAHRLREIGAVDSKRISSDERIFKIASDIRRIPGLAWEVIAINPERYNELYTKFGNLNRLLAWGHAKVIETLLTRVPGCQRAISDQFANPAVLQRALQTRGREIELVQRTKAESDPAVAAASILAREAFVRWLNDQTHKWGVTFYKGVSENVKQSAVSLVQMHGREVLPTLCKMHFRTSSEILSGIVSDSPK; this comes from the coding sequence ATGCCAGCACTCACCAGCTACACCCACGCACTCACCTCCAGTCAGGCAGCAAAGCTGCGCACACTGCTGGAGGGGCGCGGCTGGGAGTTTCAGGCCAAGCCCTACTGCCTCTACGCCGCGGCTAAAGGAAAGGTGAACATCAGCGTCTATGAAAAGGGCCCCAAGATCGTCGTGCAGGGAAAGGAAACCGAGGAGTTCGTCACCCTGCTGCTGGAGCCCGAGGTGCTCGGAGAGGCAAAGCTCGGCTATGAGGAGGTGCACCATCCTGAAATGTTCCAGCCCCATATCGGGGTCGATGAAAGCGGCAAAGGCGACCTCTTCGGCCCCCTCGTCATCGCAGGCGTCTATGTCGATGGCGAGGTAGCGCACCGCCTGCGCGAGATCGGGGCCGTGGACAGCAAGCGCATCAGCAGCGACGAGCGCATCTTCAAGATCGCCTCCGACATCCGCCGCATCCCCGGTCTCGCATGGGAGGTCATCGCCATCAACCCGGAGCGCTATAACGAACTCTACACCAAATTCGGCAACCTCAACCGCCTCCTCGCCTGGGGCCACGCCAAGGTCATCGAAACCCTCCTCACCCGCGTCCCCGGCTGCCAGCGTGCCATTTCAGACCAGTTTGCCAATCCGGCCGTGCTCCAGCGAGCCCTCCAGACCCGCGGCAGGGAGATCGAGCTCGTCCAGCGCACCAAGGCGGAAAGCGACCCCGCCGTGGCCGCCGCCTCCATCCTGGCCCGCGAGGCCTTTGTCCGCTGGCTCAATGACCAAACCCACAAGTGGGGCGTGACTTTTTACAAAGGCGTGTCAGAAAATGTGAAACAATCCGCCGTCAGCTTGGTACAAATGCATGGCCGAGAGGTTTTACCCACACTCTGCAAGATGCACTTTCGCACCTCCTCCGAGATTTTGTCCGGGATAGTTTCGGATTCCCCCAAATAA
- a CDS encoding HU family DNA-binding protein produces the protein MSTITKKDLVAELSNATGIKHADTLAMVEAFMELVSKNLAEGNEVTLRTFGTFDLRIARGKIGRNPKQPNSEVMIPDRYVVRFKPSKELKSRVASLSVQKVPENSNHA, from the coding sequence ATGTCAACGATCACCAAGAAAGATTTGGTTGCGGAGCTCAGCAACGCAACAGGAATCAAGCATGCCGACACGCTGGCCATGGTGGAGGCCTTCATGGAGCTGGTTTCCAAAAACCTCGCTGAAGGCAATGAAGTGACCCTGCGCACCTTTGGCACCTTCGACCTGCGCATCGCTCGCGGCAAGATCGGCCGCAATCCCAAGCAGCCCAACTCCGAAGTCATGATCCCTGACCGCTACGTCGTGCGGTTCAAGCCCAGCAAGGAGCTCAAGTCCCGCGTCGCTTCTCTCTCGGTGCAGAAGGTGCCGGAAAACAGCAATCACGCCTGA
- a CDS encoding c-type cytochrome has translation MLPRILSTLALAFLLNTAASAAPQWIWLSKNGDKDPKVTFRYRFEVPHNAHFATLELTCDNGADAILNGKKVLTNPDWQEPTKVDVSKDIKRGEQNEIIVNARNKGGVAALIARLTIKLPNNQEKVLVETTDKWEATKTGTEAWQPALVINDYGKGPWGLALDGKSRGGNSGPAESIAASEVTVPKGFKVEKLYNVPKDQEGSWVALTVDPKGRLIACDQYGSIYRMSVPAIGKTEALKPEKLSVQLGKAHGLLAAFDSLYVMVNEDGKNNGLYRVQDSNGDDQYDKITKLHTMAGGGEHGLHSMTVSPDGKRIFFNCGNHTKLPEGLEDSRPAKIWSEDHILPRFWDANGHARGILAPGGYICSMNPDGSRLELFCYGFRNEFDICFNDQGQLFTYDADMEWDIGSPWYRPTRVNHCVSGADYGWRSGSGKWPNYYPDSLPTTLDIGPGSPTGVVAGTGAKFPAKYQHAIFINDWTYGTMWAIHLQPQGASYTATKEEFVFGKPLPLTDVVIHPQDGAMYFAVGGRKSQSGVYRVTYVGEESTAPAKAQPLGAEFTLRASLEAYHTGKVDAAAALQDAWKNLSHSDRHIRYAARVAIEKLPVELWKQKVLSETNPTALIEGLIALARVTGAKASHEGGRPAAKPTGTSSEPIGYVSSENAELEGLMLLSLGKLAGAELPLDQQLAALRALELILIRLGKPDADICSKIALALDAFYPAEDPYINRELCQILVAIDSPTVVSKTLAIMATTKDDFQEVTTDAVLSRNDGYANAARAAAGSRPNAQQISYMVALRNATAGWTPEHRQTFFSWFPHARTWKGGNSFKGFIENIRKDAMATFVPKEEVASLEALSSKVEASTSIPNYVAPKGPGKNWTVDEVATLTAGGLKGRDFANGEAMYRSIMCATCHRFNGDGGSIGPDLTGAGNRYTMRDLMENIVDPSKVISDQYDSHEITKKDGTVIVGRIVVEENGKVFIMTNPFAPNDHMAINESDIAKKGTRKVSMMPPGLINTLNQDELLNLIAYLMSGGNAKDKAFQK, from the coding sequence ATGTTGCCTCGTATTCTATCCACGCTAGCCCTCGCCTTTTTGCTAAACACTGCTGCCAGCGCCGCGCCCCAGTGGATCTGGCTGTCCAAAAATGGCGACAAAGATCCCAAAGTCACCTTCCGCTATCGCTTTGAAGTCCCGCACAACGCGCACTTCGCCACTCTGGAGCTGACCTGCGACAATGGCGCAGACGCCATCCTCAATGGCAAAAAAGTCCTCACCAATCCCGACTGGCAGGAACCCACCAAGGTGGACGTCAGCAAGGACATCAAGCGTGGCGAGCAGAACGAAATCATCGTCAACGCCCGCAACAAAGGCGGCGTCGCAGCGCTCATCGCTCGCCTTACCATCAAGCTCCCGAACAATCAGGAGAAAGTCCTCGTAGAGACCACCGACAAATGGGAGGCCACCAAGACCGGCACAGAGGCTTGGCAGCCAGCCCTGGTCATCAACGACTACGGCAAGGGCCCTTGGGGCCTGGCCCTCGATGGCAAATCCAGAGGTGGAAACAGCGGCCCTGCCGAAAGCATCGCCGCCTCCGAAGTCACCGTTCCTAAAGGCTTCAAGGTGGAGAAACTCTACAACGTGCCCAAGGACCAGGAAGGCTCCTGGGTGGCCCTCACCGTGGATCCCAAAGGCCGCCTCATCGCCTGCGACCAGTACGGCTCCATCTACCGCATGAGCGTCCCCGCCATCGGCAAAACCGAAGCCCTCAAGCCCGAAAAGCTCTCCGTCCAGCTCGGCAAAGCCCACGGCCTCCTCGCCGCCTTCGACAGCCTCTACGTCATGGTCAATGAAGACGGCAAGAACAACGGCCTCTACCGCGTGCAGGACTCCAACGGCGACGACCAGTACGACAAGATCACCAAGCTCCACACCATGGCCGGTGGCGGCGAGCACGGACTGCACAGCATGACCGTCAGCCCCGATGGCAAGCGCATCTTCTTCAACTGCGGCAACCACACCAAGCTGCCCGAAGGCCTCGAAGACAGCCGCCCAGCTAAAATCTGGAGCGAAGACCACATTCTCCCCCGCTTCTGGGATGCCAATGGCCACGCCCGCGGCATTCTCGCTCCCGGCGGCTACATCTGCAGCATGAACCCCGATGGCAGCCGCCTGGAGCTCTTTTGCTACGGCTTCCGCAATGAGTTCGACATCTGCTTCAACGACCAGGGCCAGCTCTTCACTTACGATGCGGACATGGAGTGGGACATCGGCTCCCCGTGGTACCGCCCCACGCGTGTGAACCACTGCGTCAGCGGTGCTGACTACGGCTGGCGCAGCGGCAGCGGCAAATGGCCCAACTACTACCCCGACTCCCTCCCCACCACGCTCGACATCGGCCCCGGCAGCCCCACAGGCGTCGTGGCTGGCACGGGTGCCAAATTCCCCGCTAAGTACCAGCACGCCATCTTCATCAATGACTGGACCTACGGCACCATGTGGGCCATCCACCTCCAGCCCCAAGGCGCCAGCTACACCGCCACCAAGGAGGAGTTCGTCTTCGGCAAGCCCCTCCCCCTCACAGACGTCGTCATCCACCCGCAGGATGGCGCTATGTACTTCGCTGTCGGTGGCCGCAAATCCCAGTCCGGCGTCTATCGCGTGACCTATGTCGGCGAGGAGTCCACCGCACCCGCCAAAGCTCAGCCTCTTGGGGCGGAGTTCACACTTCGTGCCTCTCTGGAGGCCTACCACACCGGCAAGGTGGATGCCGCAGCCGCGCTGCAGGACGCCTGGAAAAACCTCAGTCATAGCGACCGCCACATTCGCTACGCGGCCCGAGTCGCCATCGAAAAACTGCCCGTGGAGCTCTGGAAGCAGAAAGTGCTCTCAGAAACAAACCCCACCGCCTTGATCGAAGGCCTCATCGCCCTCGCACGTGTCACCGGAGCCAAGGCCTCTCACGAAGGCGGCAGGCCCGCCGCCAAGCCCACCGGCACCTCCTCCGAGCCCATCGGCTACGTCTCCTCTGAAAACGCCGAACTCGAAGGCCTCATGCTTCTTTCACTCGGCAAGCTCGCAGGGGCAGAACTCCCGCTCGACCAGCAGCTCGCCGCCCTCCGCGCTCTGGAGCTCATCCTCATCCGCCTTGGCAAGCCCGACGCCGATATCTGCTCCAAGATCGCCCTCGCGCTCGATGCCTTCTATCCAGCAGAGGATCCCTACATCAACCGCGAGCTCTGCCAGATCCTCGTCGCCATCGATTCCCCCACCGTCGTCTCCAAAACCCTCGCCATCATGGCCACCACCAAGGACGATTTCCAGGAGGTCACCACTGATGCCGTGCTCAGCCGCAATGACGGTTACGCCAATGCCGCACGCGCCGCTGCTGGCAGCCGCCCCAATGCCCAGCAGATCAGCTACATGGTCGCTCTGCGAAACGCCACCGCAGGCTGGACACCCGAGCACCGCCAGACCTTCTTCTCCTGGTTCCCCCACGCCCGCACTTGGAAAGGCGGCAACAGCTTCAAAGGCTTCATCGAAAACATCCGCAAGGACGCCATGGCCACCTTTGTGCCCAAGGAGGAAGTCGCCTCCCTCGAAGCCCTCAGCAGCAAGGTCGAGGCCAGCACCTCCATCCCCAACTACGTGGCCCCCAAAGGCCCTGGCAAAAACTGGACCGTCGATGAAGTCGCCACCCTCACCGCAGGCGGCCTCAAAGGCCGCGACTTCGCCAATGGTGAGGCCATGTACCGCAGCATCATGTGCGCCACCTGCCACCGTTTCAATGGAGACGGCGGCAGCATCGGCCCCGACCTCACCGGCGCTGGCAATCGCTACACCATGCGCGACCTCATGGAAAACATCGTCGATCCCAGCAAGGTCATCTCCGACCAGTACGACAGCCACGAGATCACCAAGAAGGACGGCACCGTCATCGTCGGCCGCATCGTCGTCGAAGAGAACGGCAAGGTCTTCATCATGACCAATCCCTTCGCCCCCAACGACCACATGGCCATCAACGAAAGCGACATCGCCAAAAAAGGCACCCGCAAAGTCAGCATGATGCCCCCCGGCCTCATCAACACCCTCAACCAGGACGAACTCCTCAACCTCATCGCCTACCTCATGAGCGGCGGAAACGCCAAGGACAAAGCTTTCCAAAAGTAG
- a CDS encoding 3-keto-disaccharide hydrolase has product MRHLFLTLPLLATLASSAEPAKQPEPPKEKPFTPGGIYREGDMQRPRPTVITPPTATTAPSDAVVLFDGKDLSKFIRKPRKGDPDQSEVPNWKIENGYAEIKPKGGDIEIRDKFGSCQIHLEWATPAEVVGKSQGRGNSGVLIHGWGEVQVLDSYENDTYPDGQAGAIYHKYPPLVNACRKPGEWQSYDIICECAKLDDKGAVLQPARITVLQNGIIVQHAAPLETKMQEVVFALQDHHTPTRYRNIWVRPLHRYDENAKSSEAAK; this is encoded by the coding sequence ATGCGTCACCTCTTCCTCACTCTTCCCCTCCTTGCCACCCTCGCTTCTTCCGCCGAGCCCGCCAAGCAGCCCGAGCCCCCAAAAGAAAAGCCCTTTACCCCCGGCGGCATCTACCGCGAGGGCGACATGCAGCGCCCACGCCCCACCGTGATCACGCCGCCCACGGCGACCACCGCTCCCAGCGACGCCGTCGTGCTCTTTGACGGCAAAGACCTCTCCAAGTTCATCCGCAAGCCACGCAAAGGCGACCCTGACCAGAGCGAGGTCCCCAACTGGAAAATCGAAAACGGCTATGCCGAGATCAAACCCAAAGGTGGCGACATCGAAATCCGCGACAAGTTCGGCTCCTGCCAGATCCACCTCGAGTGGGCCACGCCTGCCGAAGTCGTGGGCAAGAGCCAAGGCCGTGGCAACAGCGGCGTGCTCATTCACGGCTGGGGAGAGGTCCAGGTGCTCGACTCATACGAAAACGACACCTACCCCGATGGACAGGCCGGTGCCATTTACCACAAGTATCCGCCGCTGGTGAATGCCTGCCGCAAGCCCGGCGAATGGCAGAGCTACGACATCATCTGCGAATGCGCAAAACTCGATGACAAAGGTGCCGTGCTCCAGCCCGCCCGCATCACCGTCCTGCAAAACGGCATCATCGTCCAACACGCCGCACCGCTGGAAACCAAGATGCAGGAAGTCGTCTTCGCCCTTCAAGATCACCACACCCCCACCCGCTACCGCAACATCTGGGTGCGCCCCCTGCACCGCTACGATGAGAACGCGAAGAGCTCCGAAGCCGCGAAATAA